One stretch of Synergistaceae bacterium DNA includes these proteins:
- a CDS encoding M23 family metallopeptidase, translating into MVLYDGTQNRTAASPLNAVFIGNAAALFRAELLVWFLIFAFLMPSGTCLAKQVDYQELQEDPMETAYRKLTSTGDIEWDAEEMISGGAPEFIKGMAWPLKTGKIGGFFSRTRRKGHRKHLGVDLLAPNGAPIYAVLDGIVEIVSGGGKGFRGFGKVIIINHSGLLWSVYAHCSATNVKVGQKVKLGQQIAAVGRTGRATAYHLHFEVRNSKGTALDPMKYLPSSGTLPPDIR; encoded by the coding sequence ATGGTTCTGTATGATGGAACTCAAAATAGAACCGCAGCGTCGCCACTAAATGCAGTTTTTATCGGGAATGCGGCAGCTTTGTTTCGTGCGGAACTGTTGGTGTGGTTTCTTATTTTTGCGTTTCTTATGCCGTCCGGAACTTGTCTTGCGAAACAAGTGGACTATCAGGAACTTCAGGAAGATCCGATGGAAACCGCGTACAGGAAGCTGACTTCAACAGGGGACATCGAATGGGATGCAGAAGAGATGATCTCCGGCGGCGCGCCGGAATTTATAAAAGGCATGGCATGGCCCCTGAAGACAGGAAAAATAGGAGGGTTCTTCAGCAGAACCCGCAGGAAAGGACATAGAAAACATCTTGGCGTAGACCTGCTTGCGCCAAATGGCGCCCCGATATACGCAGTACTTGACGGTATCGTGGAGATCGTCTCAGGCGGAGGCAAAGGCTTCCGCGGTTTTGGAAAGGTCATAATAATAAACCATTCCGGGCTGCTCTGGTCGGTTTACGCTCATTGTTCGGCGACGAATGTTAAAGTAGGACAGAAGGTTAAGCTGGGGCAGCAGATAGCCGCAGTCGGTAGGACGGGTCGTGCTACGGCCTACCACCTCCATTTTGAAGTCCGCAACTCAAAAGGGACAGCGCTTGACCCCATGAAGTATCTGCCTTCATCAGGCACACTGCCGCCAGATATTCGGTAA